The following coding sequences are from one Arcobacter nitrofigilis DSM 7299 window:
- the ccoG gene encoding cytochrome c oxidase accessory protein CcoG produces MASESVQIAKKTPYRFKRYYVYLAVTIMALAIPFIRINGNHIFLLSFDKKQLHLMGIAFDMQELYMMPFLLMLLFLGIFAATAIGGRAWCGWACPQTIFRVVYRDLIESTLLKLKRIKNKQKEPDYSKAENASKKIVGVILWAILALFAAADFMWYFVPPEDFFSYIQNPSEHMFLIGIVLSIAAFLVYDVVKLKEDFCVYVCPYSRVQSVLYDDNTLQAIYSTNRGGNIYNESKEKIIFKEKDLPDPANECTTCESCVTVCPTHIDIRKGLQLECINCLECVDACTSVMGKLGKESLVQWTSTNSIKNNIPTKVVRKSTVMYSIALLIVIGLLFVMGGEKEYMLLNINKTTQLYQVKKDHLVTNNFIFLFQNTDSKRHKYALEIVDNKNIFIERFHPFSLGAGKLAKKVVILGTKADLVDDNTKDTPITVTIRAYAQDEPDRVQVFRKAVFIYPREDVLRKKEAILNK; encoded by the coding sequence ATGGCTTCAGAAAGTGTTCAAATTGCTAAGAAAACACCTTATCGATTTAAAAGATATTATGTATATCTAGCAGTTACAATTATGGCCCTAGCTATTCCATTTATCAGAATAAATGGAAATCACATATTTTTATTATCATTTGATAAAAAACAATTACATCTTATGGGTATTGCATTTGATATGCAAGAACTTTATATGATGCCTTTTTTATTAATGTTATTATTTTTAGGTATTTTTGCTGCAACTGCAATTGGTGGTAGAGCATGGTGTGGTTGGGCCTGTCCTCAAACAATCTTTAGGGTTGTATATAGAGATTTAATTGAATCTACTCTTTTAAAATTAAAAAGAATCAAAAACAAACAAAAAGAGCCTGATTATTCAAAAGCTGAAAATGCAAGTAAGAAGATAGTTGGTGTTATCTTATGGGCTATTTTAGCTCTTTTTGCTGCTGCTGATTTTATGTGGTATTTTGTTCCACCAGAAGACTTCTTCTCATATATACAAAATCCATCAGAACATATGTTTTTAATAGGTATTGTTTTATCTATTGCTGCATTTTTAGTATATGATGTTGTAAAACTTAAAGAAGATTTTTGTGTTTATGTGTGCCCTTATTCAAGAGTTCAATCTGTTTTATATGATGATAATACTTTACAAGCAATTTATTCTACAAATAGAGGTGGGAATATCTATAATGAAAGTAAAGAAAAAATTATTTTCAAAGAAAAAGATTTACCAGATCCTGCAAATGAGTGTACTACATGTGAATCATGTGTAACAGTGTGTCCAACTCATATTGATATTAGAAAAGGTTTACAATTAGAGTGTATCAACTGTTTAGAGTGTGTTGATGCTTGTACTTCTGTAATGGGTAAACTTGGTAAAGAATCATTAGTTCAATGGACAAGTACAAATAGTATCAAAAATAATATCCCTACAAAAGTTGTAAGAAAATCAACTGTTATGTATAGTATTGCTTTACTAATCGTAATTGGACTTTTATTTGTAATGGGTGGAGAAAAAGAGTATATGCTTTTAAATATCAATAAAACTACTCAATTATATCAAGTAAAAAAAGATCACCTTGTTACTAATAACTTCATATTCTTATTCCAAAATACTGATTCAAAAAGACATAAATATGCACTAGAGATAGTAGATAATAAAAATATATTTATAGAAAGATTTCATCCTTTTTCATTAGGTGCTGGAAAGTTAGCTAAAAAAGTTGTAATTTTAGGTACGAAAGCTGACTTGGTAGATGATAATACAAAAGATACACCAATAACAGTTACTATTAGAGCTTATGCTCAAGATGAACCAGATAGAGTTCAAGTATTTAGAAAAGCTGTATTTATCTACCCACGAGAAGATGTGCTTAGAAAAAAAGAAGCTATACTTAATAAATAA
- a CDS encoding CTP synthase, translating into MTKFIFVTGGVLSSLGKGITSASIATILKQSGYRVTMLKIDPYLNVDPGTMSPLEHGEVFVTADGAETDLDLGNYERFIDVTLGAKNSFTTGQVYLSVIRRERQGGYLGKTIQVIPHVVDEIKARIFDAAEGYDFLIVELGGTVGDIEGLPFMESIREIRHELDKDRTMNIHVTLVPYIAAAGELKTKPTQHSVQELRRIGITPHMLVCRSEKPLPKELKKKLAMSCDINNNAVVEAGDAQSIYQVPMNFLKEGILTPLSEHFNIKIKPNMDRWETLVKHIILPQGEVTIAFVGKYIELKESYKSLTEALIHAGAHLNTKVNINWCDSERIEDVGAYDIIGNSDAILVAGGFGNRGVEGKLKAIEYARVNNIPFLGICLGMQLSIVEYCRNVLGIEDANSIEFDENTTNPTIYLIDEFMDQSGNKQLRTHKSPMGGTMRLGEYPFNPKVGTKLKAAYGNNETYYERHRHRYEANPAYKQRLEEAGMIVSGESDGLIEAVELKDHPWFVGVQFHPEFTSHLETPNPIITEFVRQATKTK; encoded by the coding sequence ATGACTAAATTTATATTTGTTACAGGTGGAGTATTAAGTTCCTTAGGAAAAGGAATAACTTCTGCCTCTATCGCTACTATTTTAAAACAATCAGGTTACAGAGTAACTATGCTAAAAATTGATCCATATTTAAATGTTGATCCAGGAACAATGAGTCCATTAGAGCATGGAGAAGTATTTGTTACAGCTGATGGAGCAGAAACAGATTTAGATTTGGGAAATTATGAAAGATTTATTGATGTAACTCTTGGTGCAAAAAATAGTTTTACTACAGGACAAGTTTATCTATCTGTAATAAGAAGAGAAAGACAAGGTGGATATTTAGGAAAAACTATTCAAGTAATCCCTCATGTAGTTGATGAAATCAAAGCAAGAATTTTTGACGCAGCTGAAGGTTATGACTTTTTAATTGTTGAACTTGGTGGAACAGTAGGAGATATCGAAGGTTTACCCTTTATGGAATCTATTAGAGAAATTAGACATGAATTAGATAAAGATAGAACTATGAATATTCATGTAACACTTGTCCCTTATATTGCAGCTGCTGGTGAACTTAAAACAAAACCAACACAACATAGTGTTCAAGAATTAAGAAGAATTGGTATTACGCCTCATATGCTTGTATGTAGAAGTGAAAAACCACTACCAAAAGAGTTAAAGAAAAAACTTGCAATGTCTTGTGATATCAACAATAATGCTGTAGTTGAAGCAGGTGATGCCCAATCAATTTATCAAGTTCCAATGAACTTCTTAAAAGAAGGTATTTTAACTCCTTTATCAGAACATTTTAACATCAAAATAAAACCAAATATGGACAGATGGGAAACTCTTGTTAAACATATTATTCTTCCGCAAGGTGAAGTAACAATAGCTTTTGTTGGTAAATATATAGAACTTAAAGAATCTTATAAATCTTTAACTGAAGCCTTAATTCACGCCGGAGCACATTTAAATACAAAAGTTAATATTAACTGGTGTGATAGTGAAAGAATAGAAGATGTTGGAGCTTACGATATTATAGGAAATTCTGATGCAATCTTAGTTGCAGGAGGATTTGGTAATAGAGGAGTTGAAGGAAAATTAAAAGCAATTGAATATGCAAGGGTAAATAATATTCCATTTTTAGGAATTTGTTTAGGTATGCAACTTTCTATTGTAGAATATTGTAGAAATGTTCTAGGAATAGAAGATGCCAATTCAATTGAATTTGATGAAAACACAACTAATCCAACTATTTATTTAATTGATGAATTTATGGACCAATCAGGGAATAAACAACTAAGAACTCACAAATCACCAATGGGTGGAACAATGAGATTAGGTGAATATCCATTTAATCCAAAAGTAGGTACAAAACTAAAAGCTGCTTATGGAAACAATGAAACTTATTATGAAAGACATAGACATAGATATGAAGCAAACCCAGCTTATAAACAAAGATTAGAAGAAGCAGGAATGATTGTTTCTGGTGAATCAGATGGACTTATTGAAGCTGTGGAGCTTAAAGATCACCCTTGGTTTGTTGGTGTTCAATTTCACCCTGAGTTTACATCTCATTTAGAAACACCAAATCCAATAATAACAGAATTTGTAAGACAAGCTACTAAAACAAAGTAA
- the recJ gene encoding single-stranded-DNA-specific exonuclease RecJ, producing the protein MSKVTKQKLFDILSARHLKSTYSKLADIPPPTGFKDIKKATKRVKQAILDNERITIVGDYDVDGVVSTSIMVDFFRQVGYEVDYIIPNRFEHGYGLSTKISELIDSGLVITVDNGISACAATQILNDKNIDVIITDHHTVGDKIPNAYSIINPKQEDCNFPFKDICGAQVAWYFCASIKKELNLDINMTNFLDLLCIAIIADMMPMTSLNYTMVKNGLKKIETSNRVAISYLRSTMRKSSFISDDIGFIIAPKINSAGRMDDASIALSFLLSSNFEEASEALDLLEELNNKRKILQESICLKAKYEIDMKDKAIVVWGDNWHEGVIGIVASKLSHAFKRPAFIFSISDGIAKGSARANADINLHTIISEAQHLLLGFGGHKNAAGISIKIEHLDEFKAIINSTLSKASKELYIEPTTLGELDISSVDLEFMDIIEMFEPYGLENHKPIFKISNAKVIKSELFGKEKNHLKLYLNVDGYDFEAIKFYSEKIDKNSVDMIISINKNEFRGDITPQFLIQDFL; encoded by the coding sequence ATGTCAAAAGTCACAAAACAAAAACTTTTTGACATATTATCTGCAAGGCACCTAAAGAGTACATACTCTAAGCTTGCAGATATTCCTCCACCTACAGGCTTTAAAGATATAAAAAAAGCCACAAAAAGAGTAAAACAAGCAATATTAGATAATGAAAGAATCACTATAGTTGGTGATTATGATGTGGATGGTGTTGTTTCAACTTCAATTATGGTTGATTTTTTTAGACAAGTTGGTTATGAAGTTGATTATATCATTCCAAATAGATTTGAGCATGGATATGGTTTATCTACAAAGATATCTGAACTAATTGATAGTGGACTAGTAATCACAGTTGATAATGGAATTTCAGCCTGTGCCGCAACTCAAATTTTAAATGATAAAAATATTGATGTTATCATTACTGACCACCATACGGTTGGAGATAAAATACCAAATGCCTATTCAATCATAAATCCCAAACAAGAAGATTGCAACTTCCCTTTTAAAGATATTTGTGGAGCTCAAGTTGCGTGGTATTTTTGCGCATCAATAAAAAAAGAGTTAAACCTAGATATAAATATGACTAACTTTTTAGATTTATTATGTATAGCCATTATTGCCGATATGATGCCAATGACAAGCCTTAATTATACAATGGTTAAAAATGGACTAAAGAAAATAGAAACTTCAAATAGAGTAGCTATTTCTTACTTGCGAAGCACTATGAGAAAAAGTTCTTTTATTTCTGATGACATAGGTTTTATTATTGCTCCTAAGATAAATAGTGCAGGAAGAATGGATGATGCATCTATTGCCTTATCTTTTTTACTTTCTAGTAATTTTGAAGAGGCAAGTGAAGCTTTAGACTTGTTAGAAGAGTTAAATAATAAAAGAAAAATTTTACAAGAGAGTATCTGCTTAAAAGCAAAATATGAAATAGATATGAAAGACAAAGCAATAGTTGTTTGGGGTGATAATTGGCATGAAGGTGTTATTGGGATAGTTGCTTCAAAATTGTCACATGCTTTTAAAAGACCTGCTTTTATTTTTTCTATAAGCGATGGAATAGCAAAGGGAAGTGCAAGGGCAAATGCAGATATTAATTTACACACAATTATCTCAGAAGCACAGCATCTTTTATTGGGTTTTGGTGGACATAAAAATGCAGCTGGTATTTCTATAAAAATAGAGCACTTAGATGAGTTTAAAGCTATTATAAACTCTACTTTGAGTAAAGCCTCAAAAGAATTATACATAGAACCAACAACACTAGGTGAGCTTGATATTTCAAGTGTAGATTTAGAATTTATGGATATTATAGAGATGTTTGAACCTTATGGCTTAGAAAACCATAAACCAATATTTAAAATATCAAATGCAAAAGTGATAAAATCAGAACTTTTTGGTAAAGAAAAAAATCATTTAAAACTTTATCTAAATGTAGATGGTTATGATTTTGAGGCTATAAAATTTTATAGTGAAAAAATAGATAAAAATAGTGTAGATATGATTATATCAATAAATAAAAATGAATTTAGAGGAGATATAACTCCTCAATTTTTGATTCAAGACTTCTTATAG
- a CDS encoding FlgO family outer membrane protein, with protein sequence MKLKFFSKGMIKLFLTSLLLPLFFTSCVYKDIDGANNFQAMLRALVENSYAKLDKNIAKDETVLVSDFVNLDNLRNHSKLGFLLSDSLKNSLLSKDILVREVELGNNFQIGQSGFNVLSRNSNKINNQVIDENFAVVGTYSVTTKRLIVFIKLIDVRSGTILSSSSASTLMDDEIMDLERTPDSSSSVYAPLVL encoded by the coding sequence ATGAAATTAAAATTCTTTAGTAAAGGGATGATAAAACTTTTTTTAACATCTCTTTTACTTCCCCTGTTTTTCACATCTTGTGTATATAAAGATATAGATGGTGCTAACAACTTTCAAGCTATGTTAAGAGCTTTAGTAGAGAACTCATATGCAAAACTTGATAAAAATATTGCTAAAGATGAGACAGTTCTAGTTTCAGACTTTGTAAACTTAGATAATCTACGAAATCACTCCAAATTAGGATTTTTATTATCAGATTCATTGAAAAACTCTTTGTTAAGTAAAGATATTCTAGTACGAGAAGTTGAATTAGGAAATAATTTCCAAATTGGACAAAGTGGATTTAATGTATTAAGTAGAAATTCTAATAAAATTAATAATCAAGTAATTGACGAAAACTTTGCAGTTGTAGGAACATATAGTGTTACAACAAAAAGACTAATAGTTTTTATAAAACTTATTGATGTAAGAAGTGGAACAATTTTAAGTTCATCAAGTGCCTCTACTTTAATGGATGACGAAATTATGGATTTAGAAAGAACTCCAGATTCTTCTAGTAGTGTTTATGCACCACTAGTACTATAA
- a CDS encoding FlgO family outer membrane protein, translated as MLKLLRNSCLVLLSILTISCASSDSDMKVTMNPSEKAGIDKANEKVQVTKEHMKIAEDMQQNVTTQNSLEATISSLATQMMQNNKMHTNKSVLITSFVRLDNFKKTTEFGRVISESLINELSNRGFNIIEFRGQMGVSVNEKGEYFITRNTSKMKENVQNSFIVVGTYSRQYGRIMLNARVLDNSTGQIITSARATYEHGLRNDCVIFKDCKPPRTIKIMREE; from the coding sequence ATGCTTAAGCTATTGAGAAACTCTTGTTTGGTTCTTTTATCGATATTAACAATTTCGTGTGCTTCATCAGATTCAGATATGAAAGTAACTATGAATCCAAGTGAAAAAGCAGGAATTGATAAAGCTAATGAAAAAGTTCAAGTTACTAAAGAACATATGAAAATCGCAGAAGATATGCAACAAAATGTCACTACGCAGAATTCTTTAGAAGCTACAATTTCTTCTCTTGCAACTCAAATGATGCAAAACAATAAAATGCATACAAACAAATCAGTATTGATTACATCTTTTGTTAGATTAGACAACTTCAAAAAAACTACTGAGTTTGGAAGAGTTATTAGTGAAAGTTTAATAAATGAACTTTCTAACAGAGGTTTCAATATTATTGAGTTTAGAGGTCAAATGGGTGTTTCTGTTAATGAAAAAGGTGAATATTTTATTACTAGAAATACAAGTAAGATGAAAGAGAATGTTCAAAATAGTTTTATAGTAGTTGGAACATATTCAAGACAATATGGAAGAATTATGTTAAATGCTAGAGTTTTAGATAATTCAACTGGGCAAATAATTACAAGTGCTAGAGCTACATATGAACATGGCTTAAGAAATGATTGTGTTATTTTTAAAGATTGTAAGCCTCCTAGAACTATTAAAATTATGCGAGAAGAATAA
- a CDS encoding DJ-1 family glyoxalase III, whose amino-acid sequence MAKLLVPISNGFEEIEAISIIDICRRGNIEVTIASIEEINVLGAHQISIKADKLLSQIQEKDFDMIALPGGLPNAFNLAENELLQKMLKQFKENGKNIAAICAAPFALHKAGVLNKNYTCYPGFESKIKEDGYIQNENIVIDGKVLTSRGPATAALFALEIVKILKGKEEYEIVKEGLLANNC is encoded by the coding sequence ATGGCAAAATTATTAGTACCTATTTCAAATGGCTTTGAAGAAATTGAAGCAATAAGCATAATTGACATTTGTAGAAGAGGAAATATTGAGGTAACGATTGCTTCTATTGAAGAAATAAATGTCCTTGGTGCTCATCAAATATCAATAAAAGCAGATAAATTATTGTCACAAATCCAAGAAAAAGATTTTGATATGATTGCCTTACCTGGTGGATTACCAAATGCTTTTAATCTAGCAGAAAATGAGCTTTTGCAAAAAATGCTTAAACAATTTAAAGAAAATGGTAAAAACATTGCTGCAATATGTGCAGCTCCTTTTGCTTTGCATAAAGCTGGAGTATTAAACAAAAATTATACTTGTTACCCAGGGTTTGAAAGTAAAATCAAAGAAGATGGATATATTCAAAATGAAAACATAGTAATTGATGGTAAAGTATTAACCTCAAGAGGACCAGCTACTGCTGCACTTTTTGCTTTGGAAATTGTAAAGATTTTAAAAGGGAAAGAAGAGTATGAAATAGTAAAAGAAGGGCTATTAGCAAATAATTGCTAA
- a CDS encoding FecR domain-containing protein, whose protein sequence is MKKIIIGLCFLFALNVFADSVISSGDVYINGKKVTKNSVVKLGDFIKTGKNSKVKFNIGKDAFLANADTKFSIEEKGGLKTLNVVTGGVLAVFGKGGEKHEVKTENMTAGIRGTGVYVEHIDGKSYFCTCYGETELKTAKAHKFYKASHHKMEWVLADGSIKHAKKLRGHDDDELRELEAMVGRIPPFDKK, encoded by the coding sequence ATGAAAAAAATTATAATAGGACTTTGTTTTCTTTTTGCTCTAAATGTATTTGCAGATAGTGTAATAAGTAGTGGAGATGTATATATAAATGGAAAAAAAGTTACAAAAAATAGTGTGGTAAAACTTGGTGATTTTATAAAAACTGGTAAAAACTCAAAAGTGAAATTTAATATAGGTAAAGATGCTTTTTTAGCAAATGCTGACACAAAATTTTCAATAGAAGAGAAGGGTGGATTAAAAACACTTAATGTAGTAACAGGTGGAGTTCTAGCCGTTTTTGGTAAAGGTGGCGAAAAACACGAGGTCAAAACAGAGAATATGACAGCAGGTATTCGTGGTACTGGTGTTTATGTAGAACATATAGATGGAAAATCATATTTTTGTACTTGTTATGGGGAAACAGAATTAAAAACAGCAAAAGCACATAAGTTTTATAAAGCATCTCACCATAAAATGGAGTGGGTTTTAGCAGATGGGAGTATAAAACATGCAAAAAAACTAAGAGGTCATGATGATGATGAACTTAGGGAACTTGAAGCAATGGTTGGAAGAATTCCTCCCTTTGATAAAAAATAA
- a CDS encoding CHASE2 domain-containing protein, with the protein MKIFIKHKILFFFISFILLTFCYLNFNKITSNFDERIREIFFEIRGEIPTTNKVVIIDIDEKSINALGQWPFSRDYMAQVLANLTNAGAGIIGIDIIFSESDRSSPSYMAKKLNLKGEFRDNDQLLAAVISQTPTVLGYYFTKDLSKNTKPIPVTKFTPTASPHLLNFENVVTNISPIQESAYSSGFFNAFNDQQGKIIKMPLLLQYKNRIYPSLVFEMINIASNTQNVKIIQDDYSISGVKLSNIDIPTDKNGFMRINFRGAKKSFKYISFLDILNGNFDSKDINGKFILIGSSITTLADLRSTVYDLALPGVEIHANMIDNILKGDFIYEPTFGKAIDIFVIFLLTVVLGTLLLFLSSLNILIVIGILSIILCTSYYYLLFSQGIVLNLFYPIVSIILTSLSAFYINYQKEQKQKEFIKDKFAKKVSLEVANDLLSNDNNDFKAKEKELTIFFSDIRGFTNISEEFDSPQKLIEVLNKYFEPMSEIIIQNHGTIDKFIGDAIMAYWNAPCDVENHADKAVQSALGQLEKLEGLNTELKKDFNLSIQIGIGIHTGIAVVGEMGSLGRSDYTIIGDNVNLTSRIESLSKYFAVELLISESTKISLKDNYHLKYLASVIVKGKSKSIKLYQVLLAKEFEEFESVQIDYEKAIKCYQNKNFIDSKTIFEEIEDTHPSKINRLYIKKCKEYISSKDNNIVLDFVMDEK; encoded by the coding sequence ATGAAAATTTTTATTAAGCATAAGATATTATTCTTTTTCATATCTTTTATATTATTAACCTTTTGCTATTTAAATTTTAATAAAATAACTAGTAATTTTGATGAAAGAATTAGAGAAATATTTTTTGAAATAAGAGGAGAAATTCCCACTACAAATAAAGTAGTAATAATCGATATTGATGAAAAATCTATAAATGCACTTGGACAATGGCCTTTTAGTAGAGATTATATGGCACAAGTTTTAGCAAACCTTACAAATGCAGGTGCTGGAATTATAGGTATAGATATTATATTTTCAGAATCAGATAGAAGTTCTCCTTCATATATGGCAAAAAAATTAAATCTTAAAGGTGAATTTAGAGACAATGACCAACTCTTAGCTGCTGTTATTTCCCAAACACCTACAGTTTTAGGATATTATTTTACAAAAGATTTATCAAAAAATACTAAGCCAATTCCTGTTACAAAATTTACGCCTACAGCATCACCTCATCTTTTAAACTTTGAAAATGTAGTTACAAATATTTCTCCTATACAAGAAAGTGCTTATTCCTCTGGGTTTTTTAATGCTTTTAATGACCAACAAGGCAAGATTATAAAAATGCCCCTATTACTACAATATAAAAATAGAATCTATCCCTCTTTAGTTTTTGAAATGATTAATATTGCAAGTAATACACAAAATGTAAAAATAATCCAAGATGATTATTCTATTTCTGGTGTAAAACTTTCAAATATTGATATACCAACAGATAAAAATGGTTTTATGAGAATAAATTTTAGAGGAGCAAAAAAGAGTTTTAAATATATCTCATTTTTAGATATCTTAAATGGCAATTTTGATTCAAAAGATATAAATGGAAAATTTATTTTAATAGGAAGTTCTATTACTACTTTAGCAGATTTGCGTTCAACAGTATATGATTTAGCCCTGCCAGGAGTTGAGATACATGCAAATATGATTGATAATATCTTAAAAGGTGACTTTATTTATGAGCCAACTTTTGGAAAAGCCATTGATATTTTTGTCATATTTCTTTTAACTGTAGTTTTAGGAACACTTTTACTTTTTTTATCATCTTTAAATATTCTTATTGTTATAGGAATTTTATCTATTATTCTTTGTACATCTTATTATTATTTACTTTTTTCCCAAGGTATTGTTTTAAATCTTTTTTATCCAATAGTCTCAATAATTCTAACAAGCCTAAGTGCTTTTTATATCAATTATCAAAAAGAGCAAAAACAAAAAGAGTTCATAAAAGATAAATTTGCAAAAAAAGTTTCATTGGAAGTTGCCAATGATTTGTTATCAAATGATAATAATGATTTTAAAGCTAAAGAAAAAGAGTTAACAATATTCTTTAGTGATATAAGAGGCTTTACAAATATTTCTGAAGAGTTTGATTCTCCACAAAAATTAATTGAAGTACTTAATAAATATTTTGAACCAATGAGTGAAATAATTATACAAAACCATGGAACAATTGATAAGTTTATAGGTGATGCCATTATGGCATATTGGAATGCTCCATGTGATGTAGAAAATCATGCTGATAAAGCAGTACAAAGTGCTTTGGGTCAACTTGAAAAATTAGAAGGACTCAATACAGAGCTTAAAAAAGATTTTAATTTATCGATTCAAATAGGTATAGGAATTCATACAGGAATTGCTGTTGTTGGAGAAATGGGTTCATTGGGAAGAAGTGATTATACAATTATTGGTGATAATGTAAATTTAACATCAAGAATTGAAAGTCTTAGCAAATATTTTGCAGTTGAATTACTAATTTCTGAATCTACAAAAATATCATTGAAAGATAATTACCATTTAAAATATTTAGCAAGTGTTATTGTAAAAGGGAAAAGTAAATCAATAAAACTATATCAAGTCTTATTAGCTAAAGAGTTTGAAGAATTTGAAAGTGTACAAATTGATTATGAGAAAGCTATTAAATGCTATCAAAATAAAAACTTTATTGATAGTAAAACTATTTTTGAAGAGATTGAAGATACTCATCCTTCAAAAATAAATAGGCTTTATATAAAAAAATGTAAAGAATATATTAGTTCAAAAGATAACAACATTGTTTTAGATTTTGTTATGGATGAAAAATAA
- a CDS encoding glycosyltransferase: MNNVNIVLFSDTVYDLNGVSRFLNDFADISKDEFKIITSTKKSAFSQKKSIYNIKPFFRISMPFYKELDLVFPNPFKMAKLLKKLSPHLVHISTPGPVGIIGSILARLYKIPKAGIYHTDFPAYIYKNTNSKIFRYISKYYLRFFYSNFEAIFVRTQEYKSIVMNDLKIDESKIFILKSGINTESFSFSFRDVNIWNDYKIRMNSMKFLYVGRATKEKNIEFLIELFKKVYSLKLNIDLIIVGNGHFLKYKEQLKKYNIHFLGMKLEKELSNIYASSDVFIFPSTTDTLGQVVMEGMSSALPVIVTNKGGPKELVKASNSGFILDIKNDNEWINSVKILYENKNLYKNYSQNSIRFMEDKDIKNSFEDFCDKNKLICENSYFSSITKSKTMLLSFELIYSLHFFI, encoded by the coding sequence ATGAATAATGTAAATATAGTTTTATTTAGCGATACGGTTTATGATTTAAATGGAGTATCTAGATTTTTAAATGATTTTGCAGATATCTCAAAAGATGAATTTAAAATAATAACATCTACTAAAAAAAGTGCTTTCTCACAAAAAAAATCTATTTACAATATAAAACCTTTTTTTAGAATATCTATGCCTTTTTATAAAGAGTTAGATTTAGTATTTCCAAATCCATTTAAAATGGCAAAATTATTAAAAAAACTCTCTCCTCATCTTGTGCATATTTCCACTCCTGGACCAGTTGGAATAATAGGCTCAATATTAGCCAGACTTTACAAAATACCAAAAGCTGGAATATATCATACGGACTTTCCCGCTTACATATATAAAAATACAAATTCAAAAATTTTTAGATATATTTCAAAGTATTATTTGAGATTTTTTTATAGTAATTTTGAGGCAATTTTTGTTAGAACCCAAGAGTATAAAAGTATTGTAATGAATGATTTGAAAATAGATGAATCAAAAATATTTATTTTAAAATCAGGAATTAATACAGAAAGCTTTTCTTTTTCTTTTAGAGATGTAAATATTTGGAATGATTATAAAATAAGAATGAATAGTATGAAGTTCTTATATGTGGGAAGAGCAACAAAAGAGAAAAATATAGAGTTTTTAATTGAACTTTTTAAAAAGGTATATTCTTTAAAATTAAACATAGATTTAATCATCGTGGGAAATGGACATTTTTTAAAATATAAAGAACAGTTGAAGAAATATAATATTCATTTTTTAGGAATGAAACTTGAAAAAGAGTTATCAAATATATATGCTAGTTCTGATGTTTTTATTTTCCCTTCTACTACAGATACTTTAGGGCAAGTTGTTATGGAAGGGATGAGTTCTGCTCTTCCTGTGATTGTTACAAATAAAGGGGGACCAAAAGAGCTTGTAAAAGCTTCCAATAGTGGTTTTATTTTAGATATAAAGAATGATAACGAGTGGATTAATAGTGTAAAAATACTTTATGAAAATAAAAATTTATATAAAAACTATTCTCAAAATTCTATTAGATTTATGGAAGATAAAGATATAAAAAATAGTTTTGAAGACTTTTGTGATAAGAATAAATTAATCTGTGAAAACTCTTATTTTTCATCCATAACAAAATCTAAAACAATGTTGTTATCTTTTGAACTAATATATTCTTTACATTTTTTTATATAA